One Longimicrobium sp. genomic window carries:
- a CDS encoding tetratricopeptide repeat protein, with translation MMVRNSRDSDGDDLPPETGQDAGPARATRGPRRAPARAAVVDEPLDDALVARLDRADELAAAGSAAEAAEAYSAVIAVSPDLVRAVTGLGAALAAQRKFDAAEKELRRAQRLAPDSFEVHLQLGTALYKRGVYAAAVTALRRAVELDGTSVSAYLILGEALNQLAESDAAIEALEEAVRLQPENTRAYYAMGIAYDRKGNPERAAEMYRLSRETSNR, from the coding sequence ATGATGGTCCGGAATAGCAGAGACTCAGATGGGGACGACCTTCCGCCGGAGACGGGGCAGGATGCCGGGCCCGCGCGCGCCACGCGCGGCCCGCGGCGCGCACCCGCACGCGCCGCCGTGGTCGATGAGCCGCTGGACGACGCACTCGTCGCGCGGCTGGACCGTGCGGACGAGCTGGCCGCCGCCGGCAGCGCCGCCGAGGCGGCCGAGGCGTACAGCGCCGTGATCGCCGTCAGCCCGGACCTGGTGCGGGCGGTGACGGGGCTGGGCGCGGCCCTGGCTGCCCAGCGCAAGTTCGACGCTGCGGAGAAGGAGCTGCGCCGCGCCCAGCGCCTGGCGCCGGACTCGTTCGAGGTGCACCTGCAGCTTGGCACGGCGCTCTACAAGCGGGGCGTGTACGCGGCCGCCGTCACGGCCCTTCGCCGCGCGGTGGAGCTGGACGGCACCTCGGTCTCGGCGTACCTGATCCTGGGCGAGGCGCTCAACCAGCTTGCCGAGTCGGACGCCGCGATCGAGGCGCTGGAGGAGGCCGTGCGCCTTCAGCCCGAGAACACGCGCGCCTACTACGCCATGGGCATCGCCTACGACCGCAAGGGCAACCCGGAGCGCGCCGCCGAGATGTACCGCCTCTCGCGCGAGACATCCAACCGCTGA
- the cutA gene encoding divalent-cation tolerance protein CutA, with protein MNDGADLALVFMTAPDSAVAERLAKMVVQERLAACATVMVGVLSMYHWQGEMRADSESQVLFKTRRSLVPRLFQRIAELHPYDLPELVAAPLEWVSEEYGKWVLEETEHQQGGAAELPRATRVDDGPE; from the coding sequence ATGAACGACGGCGCGGATCTGGCACTGGTGTTCATGACCGCGCCAGACTCGGCGGTGGCGGAGCGCCTCGCGAAGATGGTGGTGCAGGAGCGGCTCGCCGCCTGCGCTACGGTAATGGTGGGGGTGCTCTCGATGTACCACTGGCAGGGGGAGATGAGGGCCGACTCGGAGTCGCAGGTGCTCTTCAAGACGCGCCGGTCCCTGGTGCCCCGCCTCTTTCAGCGCATTGCGGAGCTTCACCCTTACGATCTGCCGGAGCTGGTCGCCGCGCCGCTGGAGTGGGTGTCGGAGGAGTACGGAAAGTGGGTGCTGGAAGAGACGGAGCACCAGCAGGGGGGAGCGGCGGAGCTCCCCCGCGCAACCAGGGTGGATGATGGTCCGGAATAG
- a CDS encoding tetratricopeptide repeat protein, whose amino-acid sequence MSWFNKIIHGRPGSDARDPDYYEEGTVLLQDEKFHEALTSFRLALRESPNDTDVLQQIAVTYTRIGMTDEAMKTYRRVLELKPHASGAHYGLAFLLLQQAQTDEAIAHLRAFLARPPASPHAQRHISHARATLAELTGDDGPLPVGAEP is encoded by the coding sequence ATGTCCTGGTTCAACAAGATCATCCACGGCCGACCTGGCTCGGACGCGCGGGATCCGGACTACTACGAGGAAGGGACCGTCCTCCTCCAGGACGAGAAGTTCCACGAGGCGCTCACCTCGTTCCGGCTCGCCCTGCGCGAAAGCCCTAACGACACGGACGTCCTCCAGCAGATCGCGGTGACGTACACCCGCATCGGGATGACGGACGAGGCGATGAAGACGTACCGCCGCGTCCTGGAGCTGAAGCCGCACGCCTCGGGGGCCCACTACGGGCTGGCGTTCCTCCTGCTCCAGCAGGCGCAGACGGACGAGGCGATCGCGCACCTGCGGGCATTCCTCGCGCGCCCGCCGGCGTCGCCGCACGCGCAGCGGCACATCTCGCATGCGCGCGCCACCCTGGCGGAGCTGACCGGCGACGACGGCCCGCTCCCCGTTGGAGCGGAGCCGTAA
- a CDS encoding Trm112 family protein has product MHILLTDILTCPRCGPELGLILLADRLEERRVVQGSLGCSNCREMYPIEDGTVDLRVVGGAPTPAAAQDPDAAVRLAALLGLAGASGTVLVAGPGAELAPAIAALVPGLQVVAFTAHPIPEDGTPGVSRVAGGPALPVRGGMLRGVALTGAETPLAEAVRVLAPGTRLVLDPAPEGASEELRRLGAEVLLEQEGVVVAKKPGPTAAAPGR; this is encoded by the coding sequence ATGCACATCCTCCTCACCGACATCCTCACCTGCCCACGCTGCGGCCCGGAGCTCGGTCTGATCCTCCTGGCGGACCGGCTGGAGGAGCGGCGGGTGGTGCAGGGGAGTCTGGGCTGCTCCAACTGCCGCGAGATGTACCCGATCGAGGATGGTACCGTCGACCTGCGCGTCGTCGGAGGCGCGCCTACGCCCGCGGCCGCGCAGGACCCGGACGCGGCGGTGCGGCTGGCGGCGCTGCTGGGGCTGGCGGGAGCCAGCGGCACCGTGCTGGTGGCCGGCCCCGGCGCGGAGCTTGCTCCCGCCATCGCCGCCCTGGTGCCGGGGCTCCAGGTGGTAGCCTTCACCGCACACCCCATCCCCGAAGACGGCACGCCGGGGGTGAGCCGCGTGGCCGGCGGCCCGGCGCTCCCCGTGCGCGGCGGGATGCTGCGCGGCGTGGCGCTCACCGGCGCGGAGACGCCGCTCGCGGAGGCGGTGCGCGTGCTGGCGCCGGGGACGCGGCTGGTGCTGGACCCCGCGCCCGAAGGCGCATCGGAGGAGCTCCGCCGGCTGGGCGCGGAGGTGCTCCTGGAGCAAGAAGGAGTGGTGGTGGCGAAGAAGCCCGGCCCCACGGCGGCGGCACCGGGACGCTGA
- a CDS encoding 6-carboxytetrahydropterin synthase, whose protein sequence is MFLLNVKAHYDSAHFLRNYRGKCEKLHGHHYVVEAGLAFEDVGEGGMAFDFTEAKRHLRAIAEHLDHENINDLPPFTELEPSAENQARWIYQQMRDRLGPDGEHLAYVRVWETPNQWAQYSPRPMW, encoded by the coding sequence ATGTTCCTGCTGAACGTCAAGGCCCACTACGACTCCGCCCACTTCCTGCGCAACTACCGCGGCAAGTGCGAGAAGCTGCACGGGCACCACTACGTCGTGGAGGCCGGTCTCGCCTTCGAGGACGTGGGCGAGGGCGGCATGGCGTTCGACTTCACGGAGGCCAAGCGCCACCTCCGCGCGATCGCCGAGCACCTGGACCACGAGAACATCAACGACCTCCCGCCCTTCACCGAGCTGGAGCCGAGCGCGGAGAACCAGGCCCGCTGGATCTACCAGCAGATGCGCGACCGCCTCGGCCCCGACGGCGAGCACCTCGCCTACGTCCGTGTCTGGGAGACCCCCAACCAGTGGGCCCAGTACTCTCCCCGCCCGATGTGGTGA
- a CDS encoding SDR family oxidoreductase, whose amino-acid sequence MDDSMRGRTALVTGASRGIGLAVARALAESGAWVGMVSRGGDALARAAEEVGGHAMPTDVSDPSAVHTLATYVGELLGDAPDLVVNAAGAFALARLAETDPASFDAQIAANLRAPFLLVRAFLPLMLERGSGHIIQIGSVAGRVAYPENGAYSASKFGQRGLHEVLLQEVRGTGVRATLVEPAATDTPLWDPIDPDSRADLPDRAAMLRAEDVARVVLFAAVQPRHVQLPYIAVEAAA is encoded by the coding sequence ATGGACGACTCGATGCGGGGGAGGACGGCGCTGGTGACGGGTGCGTCGCGCGGGATCGGGCTGGCGGTGGCGCGCGCGCTGGCGGAGAGCGGCGCGTGGGTAGGAATGGTGTCGCGCGGCGGCGACGCCCTGGCCCGCGCCGCGGAGGAGGTGGGGGGGCACGCCATGCCCACCGACGTATCCGACCCGTCGGCGGTGCACACGCTGGCCACCTACGTCGGCGAACTGCTGGGCGACGCGCCGGACCTGGTGGTGAACGCCGCCGGCGCCTTTGCCCTGGCGCGCCTGGCGGAGACGGACCCCGCCTCCTTCGACGCACAGATCGCCGCCAACCTGCGCGCCCCCTTCCTGCTGGTGCGCGCCTTCCTCCCGCTGATGCTGGAGCGCGGGTCGGGGCACATCATCCAGATCGGGTCGGTGGCGGGACGCGTGGCGTACCCGGAAAACGGGGCGTACTCGGCGTCGAAGTTCGGGCAACGCGGGCTGCACGAGGTGTTGCTGCAGGAGGTGCGCGGCACCGGCGTGCGCGCCACCCTGGTGGAGCCAGCCGCCACCGACACCCCGCTCTGGGACCCGATCGACCCCGATTCGCGCGCCGACCTTCCCGACCGCGCGGCGATGCTGCGCGCGGAAGACGTGGCGCGCGTGGTGCTCTTTGCGGCCGTGCAGCCGCGCCACGTGCAGCTCCCTTACATCGCGGTGGAGGCCGCCGCATAG
- the folE gene encoding GTP cyclohydrolase I FolE → MTELIVPASEREAPAFDELVRLMLAELGENPERDGLVKTPERVEKSLRWLTRGYDMSVAEVIGDAVFEEDHHNMVIVKDIEMYSMCEHHMLPFFGKVHIAYVPDGKIVGLSKLPRVVEVFARRLQVQERLTEQVASAIMDVLRPQGVGVVIEAAHLCMMMRGVEKQNSKTVTSAMKGIFRDDLRTRDEFLRLVTGGSLV, encoded by the coding sequence ATGACCGAACTGATCGTTCCCGCCTCCGAGCGGGAGGCACCCGCTTTCGACGAGCTCGTGCGCCTCATGCTCGCGGAGCTGGGGGAGAACCCCGAGCGCGACGGCCTCGTCAAGACGCCCGAGCGCGTGGAGAAGAGCCTGCGCTGGCTCACGCGCGGCTACGACATGTCCGTGGCCGAGGTGATCGGCGACGCCGTGTTCGAGGAAGACCACCACAACATGGTGATCGTCAAGGACATCGAGATGTACTCGATGTGCGAGCACCACATGCTCCCCTTCTTCGGCAAGGTGCACATCGCCTACGTCCCGGACGGGAAGATCGTGGGGCTCTCCAAGCTGCCGCGCGTGGTGGAGGTGTTCGCGCGCCGGCTGCAGGTGCAGGAGCGTCTGACGGAGCAGGTCGCCTCCGCCATCATGGACGTCCTGCGCCCGCAGGGAGTGGGCGTGGTGATCGAGGCCGCCCACCTTTGCATGATGATGCGCGGCGTGGAGAAGCAGAACTCCAAGACCGTCACCAGCGCCATGAAGGGGATCTTTCGCGACGACCTGCGCACGCGCGACGAGTTCCTGCGGCTGGTGACGGGCGGCTCGCTGGTCTGA
- a CDS encoding 6-carboxytetrahydropterin synthase, which yields MPKVRVTRRVHFSAAHRLHNPALTDEENARIYGPCNHPNWHGHNYEMDVTVEGEPDPRTGYLVDLGELRDVAEEVIGQMDHRNLNLDVPWLQGVIPSTENLVVAIWNQLAPRVPRGRLARIVLWETPRNYAEYTGE from the coding sequence GTGCCCAAGGTCCGCGTCACACGGCGGGTGCACTTCTCGGCCGCGCACCGCCTGCACAACCCGGCGCTGACGGACGAGGAGAACGCTCGGATCTACGGGCCCTGCAACCATCCCAACTGGCACGGCCACAACTACGAGATGGACGTGACGGTGGAAGGGGAGCCGGACCCGCGCACCGGCTACCTGGTGGACCTGGGCGAGCTGCGCGACGTGGCGGAAGAGGTGATCGGGCAGATGGACCACCGCAACCTCAACCTGGACGTCCCCTGGCTGCAGGGGGTGATCCCCTCCACCGAGAACCTGGTGGTGGCGATCTGGAACCAGCTGGCGCCGCGCGTGCCCCGGGGCAGGCTGGCGCGCATCGTACTTTGGGAGACGCCGCGCAACTACGCGGAGTACACGGGAGAATAG
- a CDS encoding TonB-dependent receptor, protein MKFRTFVRSALAAAAFAWLAPAAAHADEVGPITGVVRDARDGAPLPNARVTIAEISRSITTGGDGSFTFRALRPGTYHLDATLLGYAPAHSVVVVPESGAVVTVEIRMRATPLAIEGINVTASPGSADPLRITQSTAEISGKELERNLGTSVAQTLATQPGLSVRYSGPAASTPVIRGLSGERVLVLQNGQRTGDLSASSPDHSLSIDPLAATRLEVVRGPASLLYGSNALGGVVNVIAQNIPTTVPTHAEGYVAVQGESVNPGGAATAELILPVGGSFAVSGRGGYRNVDDVRTGGGGTLDNTFFRNRYGQAGAGYIGERVQGGLAFNGYGFEYGLPASADAEESGISIRGHRYEGTTRADMALGGGFFTNLRAEGSAQWYTHDEVEDTGEIGTTFNLRTQTAGLIAKTAHGRLNGAFGISGLFRQYSPEGEEALTPAANTRNGGLFVYQAISLGGGERAPQLQAGARYDVYRLTAAEGDRFGGGVTRDFNNLSGSIGLSVPVAEHLSANVSAARSFRAPTVEELFSDGFHAATGAYELGDPELGVETNSGLEAVLRAQSERINAQLSAFYNRIDNYIYPLLSGQRFDDEVGDSVPFYEYDQRGAELRGLEGQVEGTVARHVVLGVTGDLVRGDFRDGGHLPFMPPARLGASARFDNNRFSAGIEARHAFAQDRVATREGQGIDDPIATETPTGAYDLVNVSVGYTLIRSARVHSITLRADNLLDERYRDAASRIKDFAPNPGRNLALVYRLLF, encoded by the coding sequence ATGAAGTTTCGTACTTTCGTGCGGTCCGCGCTCGCCGCGGCCGCGTTTGCATGGCTCGCCCCGGCGGCGGCGCACGCCGACGAGGTGGGTCCCATCACGGGCGTCGTGCGCGATGCCCGTGATGGCGCCCCGCTCCCCAACGCCCGCGTCACCATCGCGGAGATCAGCCGCTCCATCACCACGGGCGGCGACGGTTCCTTCACCTTCCGCGCGTTGCGCCCGGGGACGTACCACCTGGACGCGACGCTGCTGGGGTACGCGCCCGCGCACTCGGTCGTCGTCGTCCCGGAGTCGGGGGCGGTGGTGACGGTGGAGATCCGCATGCGCGCCACGCCGCTCGCCATCGAGGGGATCAACGTCACCGCATCCCCCGGCAGCGCGGACCCGCTCCGCATCACGCAGTCGACCGCGGAGATCTCGGGGAAGGAGCTGGAGCGCAACCTGGGGACGAGCGTGGCGCAGACGCTGGCCACGCAGCCCGGCCTCTCGGTGCGCTACTCCGGCCCCGCCGCATCCACCCCCGTCATCCGCGGGCTGAGCGGCGAGCGCGTGCTGGTGCTGCAGAACGGCCAGCGCACCGGCGACCTCTCCGCCTCGTCGCCGGACCACTCGCTCTCCATCGATCCGCTCGCCGCCACGCGTCTGGAAGTGGTGCGCGGGCCGGCGTCGCTGCTGTACGGGAGCAACGCGCTGGGCGGCGTGGTGAACGTCATCGCGCAGAACATCCCCACCACCGTGCCCACGCACGCCGAGGGGTACGTGGCGGTGCAGGGCGAGTCGGTGAACCCGGGCGGCGCGGCCACGGCCGAGCTGATCCTGCCCGTCGGCGGCTCGTTCGCGGTGAGCGGGCGCGGCGGCTACCGCAACGTGGACGACGTGCGCACCGGCGGCGGCGGCACGCTCGACAACACCTTCTTCCGCAACCGCTACGGGCAGGCCGGCGCAGGCTACATCGGCGAGCGGGTGCAGGGCGGGCTGGCCTTCAACGGCTACGGCTTCGAGTACGGCCTCCCCGCCTCGGCCGACGCCGAGGAGTCGGGGATCAGCATCCGCGGCCACCGTTACGAGGGCACCACGCGCGCGGACATGGCGCTGGGCGGCGGCTTCTTCACCAACCTGCGCGCCGAGGGCTCCGCGCAGTGGTACACGCACGACGAGGTGGAGGACACCGGCGAGATCGGCACCACCTTCAACCTGCGCACGCAGACGGCGGGGCTGATCGCCAAGACGGCGCACGGCCGCCTGAACGGCGCTTTCGGCATCTCCGGGCTCTTTCGCCAGTACTCGCCCGAGGGGGAGGAGGCGCTGACGCCCGCGGCGAACACGCGCAACGGCGGCCTCTTCGTGTACCAGGCGATCTCGCTCGGCGGCGGCGAGCGCGCTCCGCAGCTCCAGGCGGGCGCGCGCTACGACGTCTACCGCCTCACCGCGGCCGAGGGCGATCGCTTCGGCGGCGGCGTGACGCGCGACTTCAACAATCTCTCGGGCTCCATCGGCCTCAGCGTGCCGGTGGCGGAGCACCTGTCCGCCAACGTGAGCGCGGCCCGCTCGTTCCGTGCGCCCACGGTGGAGGAGCTCTTCTCCGATGGCTTCCACGCAGCGACGGGCGCCTATGAGCTCGGCGATCCGGAGCTGGGAGTGGAGACGAACAGCGGCCTAGAGGCGGTGCTCCGCGCGCAGTCCGAGCGGATCAACGCGCAGCTCTCCGCCTTCTACAACCGCATCGACAACTACATCTACCCGCTGCTCAGCGGCCAGCGCTTCGACGACGAGGTGGGCGACAGCGTCCCCTTCTATGAGTACGACCAGCGCGGGGCCGAGCTGCGGGGGCTGGAGGGGCAGGTGGAGGGCACCGTCGCGCGTCACGTGGTGCTGGGCGTGACGGGCGACCTGGTGCGCGGCGACTTCCGCGACGGCGGGCATCTGCCGTTCATGCCCCCCGCGCGGCTGGGCGCCTCCGCGCGCTTCGACAACAACCGCTTCTCCGCCGGCATCGAGGCGCGCCACGCCTTCGCGCAGGACCGCGTGGCGACGCGCGAGGGCCAGGGCATCGACGACCCGATTGCCACCGAGACGCCGACCGGCGCGTACGACCTGGTGAACGTCAGCGTGGGCTACACGCTGATCCGCAGTGCGCGAGTGCACTCCATCACCCTGCGCGCGGACAACCTGCTGGACGAGCGCTACCGCGACGCCGCCAGCCGCATCAAGGACTTCGCGCCGAACCCGGGGCGCAACCTGGCGCTGGTGTACAGGTTGTTGTTCTGA
- a CDS encoding deoxyribonuclease IV has protein sequence MLLGAHVSTAGGCCNAPGRAEEIGATAIQIFTKQPNRWAEVEVGEEDAATFRAAITALAIGFTNAHDSYLINLATADPVLRERSLEAFKGELRRAERLGLDALVTHPGNATDGDMARGLAQNAALIEQALEEVPGSTMVLLETTAGAGRVLGSTFEELAEIIDRISPLQRHRVGVCLDTCHVYSAGYDLREDYDGVIARLADTVGLDRLRLLHLNDSKCAFGSKKDRHEAIGEGSLGDEPFRRIMTDERLASLPKVLETPKGDDHAATDRANLARLRGFLA, from the coding sequence ATGCTGCTGGGAGCCCACGTGTCCACCGCCGGCGGGTGCTGCAACGCACCGGGCCGCGCCGAGGAGATCGGCGCAACCGCCATCCAGATCTTCACCAAGCAGCCCAACCGCTGGGCCGAGGTGGAGGTGGGGGAGGAGGACGCCGCGACGTTCCGTGCGGCGATCACCGCGCTGGCGATCGGCTTCACCAACGCTCACGACTCGTATCTCATCAACCTCGCCACCGCCGATCCGGTGCTGCGCGAAAGGTCGCTTGAGGCGTTCAAGGGCGAGCTGCGGCGGGCCGAGCGGCTGGGGCTCGATGCACTCGTCACGCACCCCGGCAACGCGACCGACGGCGACATGGCGCGCGGACTGGCGCAGAACGCCGCGCTGATCGAACAGGCGCTGGAAGAGGTGCCCGGATCCACGATGGTGCTGCTGGAGACGACGGCGGGGGCCGGGCGCGTGCTGGGCTCGACCTTTGAAGAGCTGGCGGAGATCATCGATCGCATCTCACCTCTTCAGCGCCACCGCGTGGGCGTGTGCCTGGACACCTGCCACGTGTACTCCGCCGGCTACGATCTGCGTGAGGATTACGACGGCGTCATCGCGCGCCTGGCGGACACCGTGGGGCTCGACCGGCTGCGCCTCCTGCACCTGAACGACTCCAAGTGCGCCTTCGGCAGCAAAAAAGACCGCCACGAGGCGATCGGCGAAGGGTCGCTGGGCGACGAGCCGTTCCGGCGCATCATGACCGACGAGCGGCTCGCGTCGCTTCCCAAGGTGCTGGAGACGCCAAAAGGTGACGACCACGCGGCCACCGACCGGGCCAACCTCGCGCGCCTGCGGGGTTTCCTGGCGTGA
- the recG gene encoding ATP-dependent DNA helicase RecG, whose protein sequence is MVRGKPLKPVILPTTPEGAELPAYSELDRPIQFLKGVGPKRADLLKKMGLLNARDLLFHVPHRYEDASTITKINALDPGMEATIIGRVVSKGVLPTRRGLRIFQAVVRDGSGLIECSWPGQPFLDRVLKKGDLLLLSGTVRFYHGRQFQPREFTVIAAEGEESSEETGAIFPVYPATEGLTHRQVRNLIADNLNGLLESAKSDDPLDDALREDAGVLPLWKALDQMHRPSTLAEAEEGRRRLAFEELFFLQILHARVRREATVERQGIAFERKDHLVRPFHKSLPFALTGAQKRVLKEIGDDMAAPRRMNRLLQGDVGAGKTVVALFAMLRAAENGYQAALMAPTEILAEQHARTLVKLLGDVPAGVTLLTGRLSAKQWKEAAYRIAVGDADLVVGTHALIQEAVEFHKLGLVVVDEQHRFGVKQRLALTEMGTHADTLVMSATPIPRSLALTLYGDLDISVLDERPPNRRPVRTALRNESARPKVLAFVREQVEQGRQAYFVYPLVDESEKLDLKSATEEFESLRVLFPDFRLALIHGQMPGEEKDRVMRAFGAGEIDVLVSTTVIEVGIDVANATVMVVEHAERFGLSQLHQLRGRVGRGSEESFCILLSAGAEHLERLRIFASTEDGFAIAEADMRLRGYGDLFGARQSGLPAFRFADLEKDAALLSKARGEARRIVDEDPNLERHPALKKALHARYGERAKMFGVG, encoded by the coding sequence GTGGTTCGCGGAAAACCGCTCAAGCCCGTCATCCTCCCCACCACGCCCGAGGGCGCGGAGCTTCCCGCGTACTCGGAGCTGGATCGCCCCATCCAGTTCCTCAAGGGTGTGGGGCCCAAGCGCGCGGACCTCCTCAAGAAGATGGGGCTCCTCAACGCGCGCGACCTCCTTTTCCACGTCCCGCACCGCTACGAAGACGCCAGCACGATCACAAAGATCAACGCGCTGGATCCGGGGATGGAGGCGACCATCATCGGGCGCGTGGTGTCCAAGGGCGTGCTCCCCACGCGCAGGGGGCTGCGCATCTTCCAGGCGGTGGTGCGCGACGGGAGCGGGCTGATCGAGTGCTCGTGGCCGGGCCAGCCCTTTCTCGACCGGGTCCTGAAGAAGGGCGACCTCCTCCTCCTCTCCGGCACCGTGCGCTTCTACCACGGGCGCCAGTTCCAGCCGCGCGAGTTCACCGTCATCGCTGCGGAGGGCGAGGAGTCGTCGGAGGAGACGGGCGCCATTTTCCCCGTCTACCCGGCGACGGAAGGGCTGACGCACCGGCAGGTCCGCAACCTGATCGCGGACAACCTGAACGGCCTGCTGGAGTCCGCAAAGAGCGACGATCCGCTGGATGACGCGTTGCGCGAGGATGCGGGGGTCCTGCCGCTGTGGAAGGCGCTCGACCAGATGCACCGCCCCTCGACGCTCGCCGAGGCGGAGGAGGGGCGGAGGCGGCTCGCGTTCGAGGAGCTCTTCTTCCTCCAGATTCTGCACGCCCGCGTGCGCCGTGAGGCCACTGTGGAGCGCCAGGGGATCGCCTTCGAGCGGAAAGACCACCTGGTGCGCCCCTTCCACAAGTCGCTTCCCTTTGCGCTCACCGGCGCGCAGAAGCGTGTGCTGAAGGAGATCGGCGACGACATGGCGGCGCCGCGACGCATGAACCGCCTCCTGCAGGGCGACGTGGGGGCGGGGAAGACGGTGGTGGCGCTCTTCGCCATGCTGCGCGCGGCGGAAAACGGCTACCAGGCCGCGCTGATGGCGCCCACCGAGATCCTGGCGGAGCAGCACGCGCGCACCCTCGTCAAGCTCCTGGGCGACGTCCCCGCCGGCGTCACGCTCCTCACGGGCCGGCTCAGCGCGAAGCAGTGGAAGGAGGCCGCCTACCGCATCGCCGTGGGCGACGCGGACCTGGTGGTGGGGACCCACGCGCTGATCCAGGAAGCGGTGGAGTTCCACAAGCTGGGGCTGGTGGTGGTGGACGAGCAGCATCGCTTTGGCGTCAAGCAGCGGCTCGCGCTCACCGAGATGGGCACGCACGCGGACACGCTGGTGATGTCCGCCACGCCCATACCGCGCTCGCTGGCGCTGACGCTGTACGGCGACCTGGACATCTCCGTGCTCGACGAGCGCCCGCCCAACCGCCGCCCCGTGCGCACCGCGCTGCGCAACGAGTCGGCGCGGCCCAAGGTGCTGGCCTTCGTGCGCGAGCAGGTGGAGCAGGGAAGGCAGGCGTACTTCGTCTACCCGCTGGTGGACGAGTCCGAGAAGCTGGACCTGAAGTCCGCCACGGAGGAGTTCGAGTCGCTGCGCGTCCTCTTCCCCGACTTCCGCCTTGCGCTGATCCACGGCCAGATGCCGGGCGAGGAAAAGGATCGCGTGATGCGCGCGTTCGGGGCGGGCGAGATCGACGTTCTCGTCTCCACCACGGTGATCGAGGTGGGGATCGACGTGGCGAACGCGACGGTGATGGTGGTGGAGCACGCCGAGCGCTTCGGGCTTTCGCAGCTCCACCAGCTTCGCGGCCGTGTAGGGCGCGGATCGGAGGAGAGCTTCTGCATCCTCCTTTCCGCCGGCGCCGAGCACCTGGAGCGGCTGCGCATCTTCGCTTCCACCGAGGACGGCTTCGCCATCGCCGAGGCCGACATGCGCCTCCGCGGCTACGGTGATCTCTTCGGCGCGCGCCAGTCCGGCCTTCCCGCCTTCCGCTTCGCCGACCTGGAAAAGGATGCCGCGCTTCTCTCCAAGGCACGCGGTGAAGCGCGCCGCATCGTGGACGAGGACCCGAACCTGGAGCGTCATCCGGCTCTCAAGAAGGCGCTCCACGCGCGGTACGGCGAGCGGGCGAAGATGTTCGGGGTCGGGTAA
- the ftsY gene encoding signal recognition particle-docking protein FtsY — protein MARLFRKKEEGKKSLWDRIVDVALTDVTVLVKGMDEGSLEGLEETLIGADFGVPSTLRLVRVVETLAERGIARSQNDFQRAVREEIVDILSAGRSDTALRFNYDEGPTVFLIAGVNGVGKTTTIAKLAHRLTRQGRKVLIAAGDTFRAGAVEQLKRWADRVGCDFVGAEAGRDPAAVAFDAMERAIANETDVVIVDTAGRLHTQTDLMKELEKVHRVIGKKLPGAPHETLMVLDSTVGQNALAQIRTFGQTLPLTGIVLTKMDGTAKGGIVVAIKEEFDLPVKFIGVGESLEDLVPFEIEAFAEEVLTM, from the coding sequence ATGGCTCGTCTGTTCCGCAAGAAAGAAGAAGGAAAGAAGTCGCTCTGGGACCGCATCGTGGACGTCGCGCTGACGGACGTGACGGTGCTGGTGAAGGGGATGGACGAGGGGTCGCTCGAGGGGCTGGAGGAGACGCTGATCGGGGCGGACTTCGGAGTGCCCTCCACGCTGCGGCTGGTGCGAGTGGTGGAGACGCTGGCGGAGCGCGGGATCGCGCGGTCGCAGAACGACTTCCAGCGCGCGGTGCGCGAGGAGATCGTCGACATCCTCTCCGCCGGGCGGTCGGACACGGCCCTGCGCTTCAACTACGATGAGGGCCCCACCGTCTTCCTGATCGCGGGCGTAAACGGGGTGGGGAAGACGACCACCATCGCGAAGCTGGCGCACCGCCTCACGCGGCAGGGGCGCAAGGTGCTCATCGCGGCGGGCGACACCTTTCGCGCGGGCGCCGTGGAGCAGCTCAAGCGCTGGGCGGACCGCGTGGGGTGCGACTTCGTGGGCGCCGAGGCGGGCCGAGACCCCGCCGCCGTGGCCTTCGACGCCATGGAGCGCGCCATCGCCAACGAGACCGACGTCGTGATCGTGGACACGGCCGGCCGCCTGCACACGCAGACCGACTTGATGAAGGAGCTGGAAAAGGTGCACCGCGTCATCGGGAAAAAGCTCCCCGGCGCGCCTCACGAGACGCTGATGGTGCTCGACTCCACCGTCGGCCAGAACGCACTGGCGCAGATCCGCACCTTTGGCCAGACCCTCCCCCTCACCGGGATCGTCCTCACCAAGATGGACGGCACCGCCAAGGGCGGCATCGTCGTCGCGATCAAGGAGGAGTTCGACCTCCCCGTGAAGTTCATCGGCGTCGGCGAGTCGCTGGAGGACCTGGTGCCGTTCGAGATCGAGGCGTTCGCGGAGGAAGTGCTGACGATGTAG